The following proteins come from a genomic window of Nitrospinota bacterium:
- a CDS encoding outer membrane lipoprotein-sorting protein, which produces MKTIKERAVGVAARLLTLLLAAGMLWAAAPRAGFAGEAEPTALQILDRADDHWDLNLRNSRVEFELQVYRESELRSSYKMNIKYLDNYHVLVETTHPPRNQGEKMLQAGRKNYWLFLPNINKAVKIAESNSLSNSDFSNTDILSPRLSAEYTASIAGSEKLNGVDTWKLELEAKSEDTAYAKIVYWVRKGDFAPLRRDYYTFSQQLLKRLDMRSTGKLVEGMPDTFVMSSVLEKDKKTVIRFLKYTPNVAYPEETFTPGALMKR; this is translated from the coding sequence ATGAAAACGATAAAAGAACGGGCGGTTGGCGTGGCGGCGCGCTTATTGACACTGTTGTTGGCCGCCGGGATGTTGTGGGCGGCCGCGCCGCGTGCCGGTTTCGCCGGCGAAGCGGAACCAACCGCGTTGCAAATATTGGATCGCGCTGACGACCATTGGGATCTGAATCTCAGGAATTCCCGCGTGGAGTTTGAGTTGCAGGTCTACCGCGAGAGCGAACTGCGGTCGAGCTACAAGATGAACATCAAGTATCTGGACAACTACCATGTGCTCGTTGAAACCACCCATCCCCCCCGGAACCAGGGAGAGAAGATGTTGCAGGCGGGAAGGAAGAACTACTGGCTGTTCCTGCCCAACATCAACAAGGCGGTGAAGATCGCGGAATCAAACAGCCTGTCGAACAGCGATTTTTCCAACACCGACATTCTCTCTCCGCGGCTCAGCGCCGAATACACCGCCAGCATCGCCGGAAGCGAAAAGCTCAACGGCGTGGATACCTGGAAGCTGGAGTTGGAGGCGAAAAGCGAGGACACCGCATACGCAAAGATCGTCTATTGGGTACGCAAAGGGGATTTCGCGCCGCTCCGGCGGGACTACTACACTTTTTCGCAACAGCTTCTCAAACGGCTGGACATGCGTTCCACCGGGAAGCTGGTGGAGGGCATGCCGGATACCTTCGTGATGAGCAGCGTGCTGGAGAAGGACAAGAAGACGGTCATACGGTTTCTCAAATACACCCCGAATGTGGCGTATCCGGAGGAGACCTTCACCCCGGGCGCGCTGATGAAGCGGTGA